The Sphingobacteriaceae bacterium genome has a window encoding:
- a CDS encoding DUF1540 domain-containing protein, with the protein MTVVVCAATNCTHNDGGICGKDEIKLAFVPGSHVDLHCADFHERTPGGAKEWRGNTHALEQDYSGEGSESVSPSSQK; encoded by the coding sequence CCAACTGCACCCACAACGACGGCGGCATCTGCGGAAAAGACGAAATCAAACTCGCCTTCGTGCCCGGATCCCATGTGGATCTACACTGCGCCGACTTCCATGAGCGCACCCCCGGCGGGGCCAAGGAATGGCGGGGTAACACCCATGCCTTGGAGCAGGATTATTCCGGCGAGGGCTCCGAGTCTGTTTCACCCTCGTCACAAAAGTAG